In a genomic window of Fimbriiglobus ruber:
- the sucC gene encoding ADP-forming succinate--CoA ligase subunit beta — protein sequence MKVHEYQAKELLAAAGATIPKHIVVRTPDEAVKAFEEMGGKGVMLKAQVHAGGRGAGQLMGYPDKLGGVKFCPTKEKVKQVAEAMLAHPLKTIQTGPEGQKISTLIVQADAKPVKEYYLGMVLDRAIGLPVVMASAEGGMDIEEVAHHHPEKILRVPVSPETGLLPFQARNLAYQLGFTTEQVDKVVAIMLALSKVYFAKDVTLAEINPLAVTETGDVVVLDAKIDFDDNATFRHKDVQGLRDLAEENPVEIRAAKANLNYIQLDGDIGCLVNGAGLAMATMDIINYHGGKPANFLDVGGGVTADAAIEAFRIILADASVKGVLVNIFGGIAKCDLIADALVKAGREVGFKVPVVVRLEGTNSAKAREILEGVKGELPMIRSAAGLTEAAKLVVALAK from the coding sequence ATGAAGGTCCACGAGTACCAGGCCAAGGAACTGCTCGCCGCCGCCGGCGCGACGATTCCCAAGCACATCGTCGTCCGCACCCCGGACGAGGCGGTGAAGGCGTTCGAAGAGATGGGCGGGAAAGGGGTCATGCTCAAGGCCCAGGTCCACGCCGGCGGCCGCGGGGCCGGCCAGCTGATGGGTTACCCGGACAAGCTCGGCGGGGTCAAGTTCTGCCCGACGAAGGAGAAGGTCAAGCAGGTCGCCGAGGCCATGCTCGCGCACCCGCTCAAGACCATCCAGACGGGGCCGGAAGGCCAGAAGATCAGCACCCTGATCGTCCAGGCGGACGCCAAGCCGGTCAAGGAATACTACCTCGGCATGGTCCTCGACCGGGCGATCGGCCTGCCGGTCGTGATGGCCTCCGCCGAGGGCGGGATGGACATCGAGGAAGTCGCCCACCACCACCCCGAGAAGATCCTCCGCGTCCCCGTCTCCCCGGAGACCGGCCTGCTCCCGTTCCAGGCCCGCAACCTGGCCTACCAGCTCGGGTTCACGACCGAGCAGGTGGACAAGGTCGTCGCGATCATGCTCGCCCTGTCGAAGGTCTACTTCGCCAAGGACGTGACCCTCGCCGAGATCAACCCGCTCGCGGTCACCGAAACCGGCGACGTCGTCGTTCTCGACGCGAAGATCGATTTCGACGACAACGCCACCTTCCGGCACAAGGACGTTCAGGGGCTCCGCGACCTGGCGGAAGAAAACCCGGTCGAGATCCGGGCGGCCAAGGCGAACCTGAACTACATCCAGCTCGACGGCGACATCGGCTGTCTCGTCAACGGGGCCGGGCTGGCGATGGCCACGATGGACATCATCAACTACCACGGCGGCAAGCCGGCCAACTTCCTGGACGTCGGCGGCGGCGTAACGGCCGACGCCGCCATCGAGGCGTTCCGCATCATCCTGGCGGACGCCTCGGTGAAGGGCGTCCTCGTCAACATCTTCGGCGGCATCGCCAAGTGCGACCTGATCGCGGACGCGCTGGTCAAAGCCGGCCGGGAAGTCGGGTTCAAGGTGCCTGTGGTCGTCCGGCTGGAGGGGACGAACTCGGCCAAGGCGCGGGAGATCCTGGAGGGCGTGAAGGGCGAACTCCCGATGATCCGCAGCGCCGCCGGCCTGACCGAGGCGGCTAAACTGGTGGTCGCGCTGGCGAAGTAG
- a CDS encoding Uma2 family endonuclease, which yields MATVMTPPLTADEFFEWANRPENAGRRFELESGEVIEMPPPGLFHGVVCWLVGVVLSQYLFRRGRGFLSTNDAGLIVQRGPDTVRGPDLMLFLESQELDQITRKHTDQVPALVVEVFSPTDKPGRLNRRVAQYHGRGVPLVWVVFPEERTVNVYRPNEPPAVLDEAEELTGDGVLPDFRCRVSDLFRLPGKSSQVDGDVSPPVA from the coding sequence ATGGCGACCGTAATGACCCCGCCGTTGACGGCCGACGAGTTCTTCGAGTGGGCCAACCGCCCGGAGAACGCCGGCCGGCGTTTCGAGCTGGAAAGCGGGGAGGTAATCGAAATGCCGCCACCGGGGCTCTTTCACGGGGTTGTCTGCTGGTTGGTCGGGGTCGTTCTAAGCCAGTACCTGTTCCGTAGGGGCCGCGGGTTCCTTTCCACAAACGACGCCGGGCTCATCGTCCAGCGCGGACCTGATACCGTGCGCGGACCCGACCTCATGCTCTTTCTGGAGTCGCAGGAGCTGGACCAGATCACCCGGAAGCATACAGATCAGGTTCCGGCTCTCGTTGTCGAAGTGTTTTCGCCGACCGATAAGCCGGGGCGACTGAACCGGCGGGTCGCCCAGTACCACGGGCGAGGCGTTCCGCTCGTTTGGGTCGTGTTTCCCGAAGAACGCACCGTCAACGTGTACCGGCCGAACGAACCACCCGCGGTTCTCGATGAGGCAGAAGAATTGACCGGCGACGGCGTCTTGCCCGATTTCCGGTGCCGCGTCTCGGACCTGTTCCGGTTGCCGGGTAAATCTTCCCAAGTTGACGGGGACGTGTCCCCGCCCGTGGCGTAA